CGAGCAGCATCGTTGCGGCGGTTCTGCCCATGGCGCGCGCGGGCACGTGCACGACGGTCATGCCCGCGGGAGCGAGGGCGGCGAACGGAAGGTCGCCGAACGCGGCGAAGCCGAACGTCTCGGGCGAGCTCCCGGCGCCGTAGAGCACCTGGAGGGCGCCAACGCTCATGAGGTTGTTCGCAACGAAGACGGCGTCGGGCGGCTCGGGCAGCGCCAGGAGTCGCTGCATCGCCGCGCGCCCGCCGTCGACGCGGTAGTTCGCGTGCTCGAGGAGCGCCTCGTCGGGCGTGAGGCCGGCCGAGCGCACGGCGTCGCGCCATCCGTCGGCTCGGTGCTGCGCCGTCTCGACGTCACTCGGGCCTGTGATGCAGCCGATCCGCTTGAAGCCGTGCGTGACGAGGGCGCTCGTGGCGGCCATGCCGCCGGCACGGTTGTCGACCATGACCGCATCGATGTCGAGTCCGTGCGGGCCGCGGTCGACGGCGACGACGGGTCGGGACCGGGAGAGCAGCGGATGCAGGTCGCTGTCGTCGCTCGCCGCCGCGATGATGATGCCGGCCATATTCTCGAGCACCGCGATGTCGATGTACTGCGCTTCCTTCGCGACGTCCTCGTCGGAGTTGCAGAGCACGACGGAGAACCCGGCTGAGCGGGCGGCATCCTCGACGCCCCGGGCGAGCGAGGTGAAGAACGGGTTCTCGATGTCGGGGATGATGAGTGCGATGATCTCGCTGTGCCGACGCCGGAGGGTGCGCGCCGTGCGGTTCGGCGTGTAGGCGAGCTGGGCCGCGGCCGCGCGCACGAGGACGGCCTTCTCCTCCGACACGTTGTTGCTGTTGAAGACGCGCGAGACCGTCGCGGGCGAAACGCCGGCGAGCTTTGCGACCTCGTAGATGGTGGCCACAACTCCTCCAATCGAACGGGACGCCGGTCTGTTGACAGTCTCGGACGCGATCCCTACAGTGAACACTACTTGCCTGAAATCGATTCCAACAGTGCAGCAGGACGGTGTCGTCGAAAGCTCCTCCCTCCGCTGCGCGGAGAGAGACCCACTGTGCACCACTCCAACATCGCCGGCCTCCGCCGGGCGCAGACCCGCTCGATCAGCCCTGAGAACTTCGACGGCGCGATCGGCGGTGGCGGCCGCGCCGTCGACGGAACCGGCGCCGCTGCCTCGCGCGACCTCGGCGTCGGCTGGAAGGTCTCGCCGAGTGTCGTCGTGAAGGCGGGCCAGACCTTCGACCTCGCGCGCATCGGGGGCGCCGGCAGGATCACGCACATCTGGATCACCACCCACAAGGACAACTGGCGCACGCTCGTGCTGCGGGCCTACTGGGACGGCGCAGAGGAACCGGCCGTCGAAGTGCCCTATGGCGACTTCTTCTGCCATGGCTGGGGCGAGTTCGCGCAGGTCTCCTCGCAGGTGATCGCCGCCAACCCCTTCGGCGGCTTCAACTCCTACTGGCCGATGCCGTTTCGCACCGGCGCACGACTCACGATCGAGAACACCTCGGTCGTCGACGTCGTCGTGTACTACCAGGTGACGTACGAGCAGGGCGGCGACGTCGCCGACGATGGCTACTTCCACGCGCAGTGGCGCCGCAGCAACGTGCTCGCGCACGCGGCGACCCACACGATCCTCGAGGGCATCGAAGGGCGCGGCCACTACGTCGGCACCTATCTCGCCTGGGGTGTGAACAGCAACGGCTGGTGGGGCGAGGGCGAGCTCAAGTTCTACCTCGACGCCGACGAAGAGTACCCGACCATCTGCGGCACCGGCACTGAGGACTACTTCGGCGGCGCCTGGAACTTCGACGTACCGGGCCGCGGGTACACCGAATTCACCACGCCCTACCTCGGCATGCCGCAGGTGATCAGACCCGACGGACTCTACGTGAGCCAGCAGCGCTTCGGGATGTACCGCTGGCACCTGCCCGACCCCATCGTCTTCCACGAGCGGATGTCGAAGGTCGATGTGCAGGCGCTCGGCTGGCGCAGCGGCTGGCGCTACCTGCCCCTCCAGGACGACATCGCCTCGACCGCCGTCTTCTACCTCGACCGGCCGGTCGCGAACCGTCCGCCCGCGCCCGACGCCGATGCGATGGAGATCCACCTCGGCAGCGCGCCCGTTCCCGACCTCGGCTCCGAGCCGCCGCGGGCCCCGCAGGGCTGAGCACGACGACGACGGATGCCCCGGGGCGCCCGCCCCGGGGCATCCGCATTACCACTCCTACTTCATGCCAGCGAGGCGCACGCCGTTCACGATGTAGCGCTGGAACACGAGCAGGAGCGCGATCGTCGGCAGTGCGGCGAGGGTCGAGCCGGCCATGAGCAGTCCCCACTCGTTGCCTCGGTCGGAGCGGAAGTTGCCGAGGTACTGCATGATCTGGAACAGGTTCGGGTCCTGGATC
The Agromyces albus DNA segment above includes these coding regions:
- a CDS encoding LacI family DNA-binding transcriptional regulator is translated as MATIYEVAKLAGVSPATVSRVFNSNNVSEEKAVLVRAAAAQLAYTPNRTARTLRRRHSEIIALIIPDIENPFFTSLARGVEDAARSAGFSVVLCNSDEDVAKEAQYIDIAVLENMAGIIIAAASDDSDLHPLLSRSRPVVAVDRGPHGLDIDAVMVDNRAGGMAATSALVTHGFKRIGCITGPSDVETAQHRADGWRDAVRSAGLTPDEALLEHANYRVDGGRAAMQRLLALPEPPDAVFVANNLMSVGALQVLYGAGSSPETFGFAAFGDLPFAALAPAGMTVVHVPARAMGRTAATMLLDRINGDDRPPRTVVLRNEVSTNPENALAHVR
- a CDS encoding glycoside hydrolase family 172 protein, which encodes MHHSNIAGLRRAQTRSISPENFDGAIGGGGRAVDGTGAAASRDLGVGWKVSPSVVVKAGQTFDLARIGGAGRITHIWITTHKDNWRTLVLRAYWDGAEEPAVEVPYGDFFCHGWGEFAQVSSQVIAANPFGGFNSYWPMPFRTGARLTIENTSVVDVVVYYQVTYEQGGDVADDGYFHAQWRRSNVLAHAATHTILEGIEGRGHYVGTYLAWGVNSNGWWGEGELKFYLDADEEYPTICGTGTEDYFGGAWNFDVPGRGYTEFTTPYLGMPQVIRPDGLYVSQQRFGMYRWHLPDPIVFHERMSKVDVQALGWRSGWRYLPLQDDIASTAVFYLDRPVANRPPAPDADAMEIHLGSAPVPDLGSEPPRAPQG